TGCCGGTTGGCGCCGTCGGCGGGGGCGGTCGGATCCCAGCGCGCGCGCAGCGGCTGATGGGACGGGGCCGCGGGCTGGGGTGGCATCGGGGCCGGGGATGGGGCTGGGGCTGGCGTCACCGGTGATCGCGGCGGCGACACCACGGCCGATTGCGGTACCGACTGGCCGGTATTCGTTGCGCCATTGTCGGAGTACAAGCCGAGCGGATCGTAGATCGGTCCGGTAGGTCTGCCCCGCTTGGTTCCGGTCGCCTTCGGCGCGCCGGCACCCACGGGGCGGCGTCCATCGCGTCCGCCGGAATCGCTGCCCCCAAGGTCGGTCACGCCTGACAGACTCTCACAGCGCGGCCGCGAGCGGTCAGCCACCGTCGCCGACGGTGCGCATTGCTGCGAGATATCTCACGCGAATAGGGCAGATCTCACAATTCGGAACATGTGCTACACAGTTGTGATCGGCCTCGCATAATCGACGCCACAATATTCGGAACCTGGATCGGCACCGGCTCCCCGAGCGAGTATCGTTCGGTGGATACGCCCCGGTGACATCCTTCCCGCCGGGAATCAACTGGGAGATCGGAATGACTGACCTCGTGGACCGGATGACTTCGCACCGTATGTCATCCGAGGCGACGAGCAAGCGCGGCACCCGCCTGCCTCGCGAGGCGCGCCGGGCGCAGCTACTCGCCGCAGCCAGCGAGGTCTTCGTCCTACGCGGCTATCACGCCTCGGGCATGGATGAGATCTCGCAGTGCGCCGGAGTGAGCAAACCGGTGCTCTACCAGCACTTCTCGAGCAAGCTGGAACTGTATCTGGCGGTCCTGCAGAACTATGTCGACGCCCTGGTGTCGAGCGTGCGCCAGGCGCTGCGCTCCACCACCGACAACAAGCAGCGCGTGCGCGCCGCCGTGCAGGCCTACTTCGACTTCGTCGATCACGAAACCCAGGGTTTCCGACTGGTTTTCGAATCCGATCTGACCAATGAGCCGCAGGTGCAGCGCCGCGTCGAGCAGGCCACCGAGGCGTGTGTGGACGCCGTCTTCGACCTGGTGGCGCACGATTCCGGGCTGGAGCCGTACCGGGCTCGGGTGCTGGCCGTGGGGTTGGTCGGCGCGAGCCAGCTGAGCGCGCGGTACTGGCTCGAGGCGGATCGACCGATCACCAAGGACGACGCGGTCGACACCACCGTGGCGCTGTGCTGGGGCGGCCTGAAGCACGTGCCGCTGCACCCGATCGACTGAGAGAGAAATTCTCTCAACTCTCGAAACTCTCAGGGGTAAACCCCTGAAAGCCCGAAATCGAGAAAGAAGCACTCACGGGGTAGACCAGCCCCGCGAGAAGAAGCGGCTCATGGGGTAGACCCAGAAACCCCGCGAGAGAAGCGGCTCAGGGGGCGGACCCCTGAAACCTCTACAGCGAGAAAGAAATTGCCCCGCCGGTTCAGTCGGCGGGGCAATTTCTTTATGTCACTGGGGGTTTCAGAGAGTGCCCCAGGGAGTTCGGCGGATCAGACGGCGGCGAAGCCGACACGGCCCGAGGAGGGGGTTCCGATCTCGACGTAGGCGACCTTGGAAGCCTGGATGAGGAACTTGCGTCCCTTCTCGTCGGTCAGCGACACGACGCCGCCGTCGCCCTGCAGCGCGCCGGTGACGGCCGCTTCGACCTCGGCCGGGGTCTGCGAGCTGTTGATGACGAGCTCACGCGGGCTATCCGAAATGCCGATCTTGACCTCCACGGCCAACCTCCGAACCTAGAGTCCTGTGCTGTCTGTGATCACGCTAGCGCAGCCGCGACAGCGTCCGGCCGCGACCGCCTGCGCTGTCAGCGAACAGCGCGCTGGGAGCGGCGGGTCAGGCCAGGCCGAGCACCCGCATGCGCTCGGCGTGCGAGTTCTGCATGTGCTCGAACAGGGTCGCGATGCCGTTCAGGTCGCCGGTGGCTGTGAGCACCAGTTCGGTGAGCTCGTCGCGCTGGGCCATCACGTATTGCGCCTGGGTGATGGCCTCGCCCAGCAGGCGACGGCCCCACAGCGCGAGCCGGTCGCGTTCGGAACGATTCTGCGCGACCGCGGTGCGCACCTCCTCGATCACGAACTCGGAGTGGCTGGTCTCGGCCAGCACATCGCGCACCACGTCGGCGACCTCGGGAGCCAGGGCGCCGGCGATCTCGGTGTAGAAGTCGGCGGCGATGCCGTCGCCGACATAGAACTTCACCATCGACTCCAGCCAGGTGGAGGGGTCGGTGGAAGCGTGATAGGCGTCCAGCGCGCGCACGAACGGGGCCATGGCGTCGAAGATGTCCACGCCGCGGTCGGCGAGGGCTCGTTCAAGGGTCTGGAAATGCTCCATCTCGTTGCCCGCCATCTTGGCGACCGCCACCCGGCCGCGCAGGCTCGGCGACAGCTTGGCCTCTTCGGCGAGCCGGTAGAAGGCGGAGATCTCACCGTAGGCGAGAACCGCGAACAGGTCGGTGACCCCGGGATGTTCGGCGGAGATACGGCCGTCTGAGGATTCCGACGCGGCGCCGAGCGCGGTGGACGAGTTAGCTCCCATGAGTCCCCACCCTAGCGGCAGAAAACGACGCGCATTCACCCATCGGCGACGCGTCCCGGGGCGTACGCTCGAAAAGCTCGAATGGCATTGTGCCACTGGCAAATTCAAAACCTACCGGTCGACTCGGAGGACCGGGCCAGGCATCGTCGACGGGAGTCCCCCATGCCTATCCCCATCCAGAACCTCATCGTCCTCGGCGACAGCCTCTCCGACATCGGCATCAAACGCGAATCCCCCGCCGGCATGTTCGCCCGCGCCGCGGGCATGATGCGCACCAACGAGATCGGCCGCTACAGCGACGGCAAGAACTGGACCGATTTCCTCGTCGAATGGATCGGCGGCGAACCGCTGGTCCGCGGCGACCTGAAGCAGACCGAGGACGCGACCGCGCCCCACCGCAAACTGCAGAAGGAATCCCTGGTGCTCCGAACGGACTTCGGGGATCTCGCGCCGGTGCGCTACGCCAACTACGCCGAAGGCGGGGCGATCGCCGCCTCGGACTGGCCGCAGCGGCCCAAATCCGGTGCGCTCGGCTTCCTGAAGGAGGAAATCGATCGATACATCCGCCACCGCAGGGACATGGGCGCCGCGTATTCCGGCAACACCCTGCACAGCGTGTGGATCGGCCTGAACGACATCGTCACCGCGAAACGACCCGAGGGCATGGACCTCGGCGCGCGGGCCGCCGCGCAGCAGCAGGACGCGCTCGAGGTGCCGAATCGCGACACCGCCGGCACCGGCGTCGCGCCGCTGGTGCAGGAGATCAATGCGGAGGTCAATCGGATCGCCGACGAATTCGGCGGCGCCAACGAACATTTCGTCCTCGTCGACCTGCCCGATCCCCTGGTGTCGGTCCGATTCCAGGAGAAGGTCGCCGACAAGGGCGATGCCGCGGCCGCGACCGAGGTGCGCATGGTCGGCAAGTTCAACGAGCTGCTCGAACTGCTGACCACGCACTGGCCCGGCTCGCCGGCGGGCGGCGCGCGGCCGGCCAACATCACCCTCGTGCACATGGCCGACTGGATGAAACGAGTCGCCGAGAATCCGGACACCTTCCGGCTGCGGGCGCTGCCGCAGCGACACGGCCCGGTCCGCTATCTCGGCGCGCCCGAGAACATGCCCGATCCGGGCCTGCGGCGGGCGCTGACCACCAGCGATCTGGCCCATCCGACGGAGGCGGTGTACGAGCTCATCGGCCGCCAGATCGTGGACACGCTGCTGGCCAAGGACTACCGCATCGGCACGCTCGACGCGGCGTCCTGGCCCGGAAGACGGCCCTTCCCAGCCATTCCCGGCCGCTGAGCGACCCGAGGCGACCTGCCCTCAGGCCTGGTCGCGCAGGAACTTGTCCAGGTACATCCAGGTGGTGTCGCGGGCGGTGAGGATGCCCAGGTGCGAGCCGGGCGCGGTCTCGTAGCGCACCTCCCGCGCACCCGTCAGGGTCTTGGTCCCGTGCTCCACGGCCGCGGCGGCGGTGATCACGTCGTCGGGGCCGCCGACCAGCAGCACCGGCTGGGTGATCGCGGCCAGCGCGATCCGCTGCTCGCCCAGGTGCACGACACCCTTGCCGATGTCGTTGGCCAGGATGAACCGGCCCCACAGCTGGTTGTAGAAGCGGCCGGGGTAGCCGGGCATGGCGTTCTGGAACCGGTCGATGGTCTCCATCCGGGCCAGGGTCGCGGTGTCGGCGAGATTGCTGGCAATGAACAAGGGCCGCTTGAGTTCTCGATCCCACGCGGTGGCCCGGTAGGCGATGCGGGTCAGCCGCGCGGAGACACCGCCGAGGGCGCGGATGGCGGCGGTCGTGGTGCGGCCCCCGTCGAGGCGGGCCAGCGCGCGCAGTTCCCGCGCGCCGATCATGTGGTCGTAGCTCAGCGGCGCGCCGACCGCAGTGATCGACCGGATCGGCAGCGTCTGATCGGCCGCCGCGGTGAGCAGCGCCAGCACGCCGCCGATGGACCAGCCCACCAGGTCGACCGGGCGGCCGCCGCGATCGGCCGACACCTGGCGGATCGCCTCCGGCAGGATGTCGTCGATCCAGATCTCGAACCCCATGCGGCGGTCCTCGAAACCGATCTCGCCGTAATCGACCAGGTAGGGCGCGCGGCCGGACTCCAGCACGAAGCGGGCCACGCTCTGATCGGGGCGCAGGTCGAAGCAGAAGGCGGGGGCGGCCAGCGGCGGCACCAGCAGCACGGCCGGATCGTCGGGACCGGCGCCGTCGTAGCGGCGCAGGGCGCGGTGCGGCGCGTCCGACAGCAGCGTCGACGGGGTCGGTTCGGGGGCCGCGATACCCTCGCCGAAGGTCAGGGACCAGGCGTTGCGCGCGGCGATGGTCACGGTGTCTGCCAAGCTCACGGCATTACCTTCGCAGATAGTGGTACAGGGCGTATCACATATGTGAGCAACTCAACTGCGGCGCCGGGAGCCGCGCGGCCGCATCCGGCGAATTATGGTGCGCCCCAATCATTAACGGCAATGCGAAACGCCGATCTTGGTGCCGCTCCCCCGCGATAAGCACAGCTACCAGCGCAATAACGCCCCACATTAGCCATGCCGAAAATCGGGTTCGAGGCCGTATCACGCTACAATCTCCGCGGACGGCGGAAAATTCATGACCGTAGTCCACGGAAAATGTGCGCGCACTCCGATCCGCAGCACTGCACCGCCGCGCCAGGTCGACGCCCATCCACCGGACAGGCATCCCAGCAGCGGCGAGAAACCGGATCAAGTGGTCGTCGCGGACCGACCGGGTCCGCCCCACGCCTCGTGCGCGCGAGACGCGATAAACGAGGAAAGGCAAGAACCCTGAGCAAGATCACCATCGAGCAGGAACCCGGTGTGGCCGAGACGCTGCTGACCGCGGAACTCGACGAGACCCACCTGGCTCCCTCCTTCACCGAATTGGGCGTGCGGCCGGAAATCGTCCGGGCCCTCGCCGAGATCGGCATCGAACGCACCTTCGCCATTCAGGAACTCACCCTGCCGCTCGCGCTGGCCGGGGAGGATCTCATCGGCCAGGCCCGCACCGGCATGGGCAAGACCTTCGGCTTCGGTGTGCCGCTGCTGCACCGCATCGCCTCCGCCGGATCGGGCACCAAAACCCTCGACGGCACCCCGCGCGCGCTGGTCATCGTGCCGACCCGCGAGCTGTGCATGCAGGTCACCGCGGATCTCGAGAACGCGAGCAAGTACCTGGCCGACGCCACCGGCACCAAGGTGCGGGTCACCTCCATCTACGGCGGCCGGCCCTACGACACCCAGATCGCCGCGCTGCGCGCCGGCATCGACGTGGTCGTCGGCACCCCGGGCCGGCTGCTGGATCTGGCCGAGCAGCAGCATCTGATCCTGGGCAAGGTCGAGGTGCTGGTCCTCGACGAGGCCGACGAGATGCTGGATCTGGGCTTCCTGCCCGATATCGAGCGCATCCTCAACATGGTTCCCGACCAGCGTCAGACCATGCTGTTCTCGGCCACCATGCCGGGCCCGATCATCACCCTGGCCCGCACGTTCCTCAACCGGCCCACCCACATTCGGGCCGAGGAGCATCACGAGTCGGCGGTGCACGACCGGATCACCCAGCTCGTCTACCGCGCGCACGCGCTGGACAAGAGCGAGCTGGTGGCGCGCATCCTGCAAGCCGAAAGCCGCGGCGCCACAATGATTTTCGCGCGTACCAAGCGGACCGCGCAGAAGGTCGCCGACGATCTGGCCGAGCGAGGCTTCGCCGTCGGCGCGGTGCACGGCGACCTCGGGCAGATCGCGCGCGAGAAGGCGCTCAAGAAGTTCCGCGACGGCAAGATCGACGTGCTGGTCGCCACCGACGTGGCCGCCCGCGGCATCGATATCGACGACGTCACCCACGTCATCAACTATCAGTGCCCCGAGGACGAGAAGACCTACGTGCACCGCATCGGCCGCACCGGCCGCGCGGGCAAGACCGGCGTCGCGGTCACCCTGGTCGACTGGGACGAGCTCAACCGCTGGGCCATGATCGACAAGGCGCTCGAACTCGGCATCCCCGAGCCGGTCGAGACCTACTCGCGTTCCCCGCACCTGTACGAGGAACTCGGCATTCCCGACGGCGTCACCGGCATCGTCCGCAAGCGCAAGCCCGAACGCGAGGACGACGCGGTCGTCGTCGAGCGCGAGGCCCGCGCTCCGCGCAACCGCAACCGTCGCCGCACCCGCGGCGGCAAGGACTTCGAGGGCGAGTCGACCACAGCCGTCACCACCACGGAAGCGCCTGCCGCCGAAGGTGATTCGACCGGCGATCCGGAGAAGTCCGGCCGTCGCCGGCGGCGTCGCCGCCGCGGCAAGGGCGGCAACACCCCGGTCGATGCCGTGGCCGCGACCACCGAGGCCGGGGTCGAAAGCGACAGTCCCGCAGCGGTTTCCAACGGCACCGCAGCGGTTTCCAACGGCACCGCAGCGGTTTCCAACGGCACCGCAGCGGTTTCCGACGGTGCCGGGGCAGAAGGCGGCAACGCCTCGCGCCGCAACCGCACCCGCAACCGCCGCCGGGGCTCCGCCGAAAGCAACGGTTCCGCCGAGGCCGCGCAGGCCCCGCAGACCCCGCAAACCGTGGCGCCCGGTGTGCTGTTCTCGCACACCGAGTCCCTGGTGACGGGCACCGCCGCGCCGGTCGAGGCGGTCACCACGACCACGTCCGAGCCGGTCGCCGAAGCGGCAGCGGCAGCGGCCGAGCCGGTCACGGAGGCGGCTGCGGCCGAGCCGGTCGCCGAAGCGCCGCGCAAGCGCGCGCGGCGCAGCAAGGCAGCGGATTCCACTGCGGCCGTTGCGGATTCGAACAAAGTCGTTACCACCGAGACCGCCGCTCCGGCGGTGCCCGCAGATGCGACCGCGGCCGCGGATTCAGGTACTGCCGTGGACTCGGCGTCCACGGATTCGGCGGCCGTGGATTCGGCGGTCCCGGACTCGGGGGCGGCCGTAGTTTCGGCGGCTCCGGCGGACACCAAGGACGCACCGCGCAAGCGCACCCGCAAGGCCACCAAGGCCGCCGCGACCGAGGCGACCGCGGACGGTTCGGCCGTCGCCGAAGGGGCCGCCGAGCCGGTGGCCGACGCGCCGCGCAAGCGCACTCGCAAAGCCACCAAGGCTGTGACGTCCAAGGCCGCTGAGGCAGTGAAGTCCGAGGACGCCACGGGCGTGGCCGTCGACACCGCTCCGGCGGAATCGGCTGCGGCCGAGGCGAATTCGGCCGAGCCGGTGCTGAAGGCGCCGCGTAAGCGCGCAGCCAGGAAAGTCGGTGCCGAAGCCGCTGGCACCGAAGCATCCGAGGCGACTCCCGCCGACGAGGCTCCGAAGAAGGCCGCACGCAAGCGCACCACGAAAGCCGCGACCCCGGCCGAGGCGGCCACCGATGCCTCGGAGGTCGCGGCGGAGGCCGCCGAGACTGCGAAGCCCCCGGCCCGCAAGCGCGCTCGAAAGGCCACCGCCACCACGGAAGCCGTCAACGGCGCGGCCGAAACGGTGAACGGTGCGGAGGCCGAGCAGGACGCACCGAAGAAGCGCGTCCGCAAGGCGACCAAGGCCACCGTCGGAGGCAAGTCCACCACGGCCGGAAAGAGCGCCGAGCACAATGGCGCAGCCGAGGAAGCCTCCGCCACAAACGGTTCCGGTGACGAGGCCGCCCCGGTCAAGCGGACCCGGCGCCGCAAGACCGACGCCGACGCGGTAGCCGCCTCCGCGTAAACCGCTCGAATCACCCGCATCCCGCTGTCGCGACCACCACTCCGGTGGTCGCGACAGCTGTTTGGGGCGGTACGACAGGCCCGATGTCGCTATCGCGCAGCTGCGCCGCAGCTCGCGCCCCACAAGCAAGCCGCTGGCGTGCAGCAGGAGTGGGGCCGTGTCCGCGGCAGCCGAGGGCGGCGTGCTGGTTCAACGGTTGCCGGGGCTGCGGCGGCCGGATCGACGGTCACCCAAGGCTGCTGCACGGCCGGATCGACCGCCGCTGAGACTGCGGCACAGCTGAATCGACCGCTGCCGAGGCTGCGGTGCAGCTGAATCGTCGGCTGCCGGGGCTGCGGTGTGGCTGGATTGGCGGTTGGCGGGCTGGGGCGCGACTTGGTCGTGGTCTCTCGGTGGCCGCTGGGATCGGCTAGTCTCGCTGTCGTGCTCGCACCGGAGCGGCGGACACGCGCCGATATTCTCACCGCTGTCGCGATTGCCGCTGTGGTGGCGATCGCGACGGGGGTTGTGGTGTTGACCAGTGGGGTGCGCGGTACGCATGCGCAGTCGGCGACGGTGGATGTGCCGGCGCCGGCGGCGGGTGGGCCGGTGCCTGCGCAGGTCGGCGAGTTGTGGCATCAGCCGGATGGGGCGGCCATGCGGTCGCTGGTGGTTGGTGGGGTGGCCGTGACCGCGGACGGGGACACCGTTACCGGGCGCAATCCCCGTACCGGCGAACAGGTCTGGAAGTACGAGCGCGATATTCCGCTGTGCAAGGCGGAGGTTCAGTTCGGGACGGTCATCGCCACTTACAAAGACGATCGCGGGTGCAGTCAGACCACCCTGCTCAATGCCCAGAACGGGACG
This sequence is a window from Nocardia yunnanensis. Protein-coding genes within it:
- a CDS encoding TetR/AcrR family transcriptional regulator, producing the protein MTDLVDRMTSHRMSSEATSKRGTRLPREARRAQLLAAASEVFVLRGYHASGMDEISQCAGVSKPVLYQHFSSKLELYLAVLQNYVDALVSSVRQALRSTTDNKQRVRAAVQAYFDFVDHETQGFRLVFESDLTNEPQVQRRVEQATEACVDAVFDLVAHDSGLEPYRARVLAVGLVGASQLSARYWLEADRPITKDDAVDTTVALCWGGLKHVPLHPID
- a CDS encoding DUF3107 domain-containing protein, translated to MEVKIGISDSPRELVINSSQTPAEVEAAVTGALQGDGGVVSLTDEKGRKFLIQASKVAYVEIGTPSSGRVGFAAV
- a CDS encoding ferritin-like fold-containing protein; translated protein: MGANSSTALGAASESSDGRISAEHPGVTDLFAVLAYGEISAFYRLAEEAKLSPSLRGRVAVAKMAGNEMEHFQTLERALADRGVDIFDAMAPFVRALDAYHASTDPSTWLESMVKFYVGDGIAADFYTEIAGALAPEVADVVRDVLAETSHSEFVIEEVRTAVAQNRSERDRLALWGRRLLGEAITQAQYVMAQRDELTELVLTATGDLNGIATLFEHMQNSHAERMRVLGLA
- a CDS encoding SGNH/GDSL hydrolase family protein, translating into MPIPIQNLIVLGDSLSDIGIKRESPAGMFARAAGMMRTNEIGRYSDGKNWTDFLVEWIGGEPLVRGDLKQTEDATAPHRKLQKESLVLRTDFGDLAPVRYANYAEGGAIAASDWPQRPKSGALGFLKEEIDRYIRHRRDMGAAYSGNTLHSVWIGLNDIVTAKRPEGMDLGARAAAQQQDALEVPNRDTAGTGVAPLVQEINAEVNRIADEFGGANEHFVLVDLPDPLVSVRFQEKVADKGDAAAATEVRMVGKFNELLELLTTHWPGSPAGGARPANITLVHMADWMKRVAENPDTFRLRALPQRHGPVRYLGAPENMPDPGLRRALTTSDLAHPTEAVYELIGRQIVDTLLAKDYRIGTLDAASWPGRRPFPAIPGR
- a CDS encoding alpha/beta fold hydrolase, whose product is MSLADTVTIAARNAWSLTFGEGIAAPEPTPSTLLSDAPHRALRRYDGAGPDDPAVLLVPPLAAPAFCFDLRPDQSVARFVLESGRAPYLVDYGEIGFEDRRMGFEIWIDDILPEAIRQVSADRGGRPVDLVGWSIGGVLALLTAAADQTLPIRSITAVGAPLSYDHMIGARELRALARLDGGRTTTAAIRALGGVSARLTRIAYRATAWDRELKRPLFIASNLADTATLARMETIDRFQNAMPGYPGRFYNQLWGRFILANDIGKGVVHLGEQRIALAAITQPVLLVGGPDDVITAAAAVEHGTKTLTGAREVRYETAPGSHLGILTARDTTWMYLDKFLRDQA